The stretch of DNA tctgaattaTTTCCCTTtccaagtttcaaactttgttaattatttcactaatcattccctaattaagctagttcttcaattaattggggtttgaatttgggtttgtaagaagattgaaggatttccttctttattatttctattccaaattcctcttttgcatttgtgttggtattaattctctccctattttcaattgtttacactttGTTCTTCTTTCAtgcttgtttgattgtttatgttaaattgttgttgtttgtttgttgttgttattctcatcattgttcatctttttattgttcatctttcctttgtttctctttcatttgttcatacttggatagttgtcctcaaagacttaatctttgagttgatttggttaaagattgcaTCTTTAGGTTTAATTAcccttgttattagattaaatcacctttctttacaactattgttggattattgcatgtttagtagtaagattcaccttctcaccatgtttgtgaccaaagtttccatctttattgtttattttgcaattaggaccatgattagtgagtagtcttccactagggctcggtttgacccaacatgagtaatttcattaattgaatttcataaaggctaattatttgggaaaattggtgagggtagtttagaggaatgacttgggttatgggttgacttttgggtagtgtcgacttacgacccttgaccaccaacgagagttggttaggttgtgatttggatacccgagatttgaccctattgttgacctcggttgagaccgaaaggagaaccgggtaggacacctctagattagcgtttgaaatcgaccctcgagagagggagtgggatgacccgggaattgatggggcttaatgaccttagcaaatatcGGACTatcttgggaaaatgcatgtttttggggtagtcgggtattgagttagggattccgaccttcgaacccgagaggggggttggtgggtagtgctagtgtcctatttcgaacccgagaggggggtcttaggcgaattagagccgtcacctcctcacctaactacccttgtgattagcctagagatttaACTATGTGGAATTGcgaattgtttgggaagaaccgagtcttaggccgTTTAATCATTTGAATACAACTTATCCTTCGTTCTTGCTTGTTTTCCTTGCTTTTGTTAAGTTTGTTTCTCATTTTGTTTTAGGTAGCACTAGTATAACAACCTCATCTTTattttcgacttagctaaacgatcggattagaacaattagtaatcttttcaactccttgtgggatcgacccttaatagtgtacaacgataaaatcgtgcacttgcgaggtatagcttgacaCCATCAACTATGTTTGAGTAGATTTAGTCTAGGGTTAAAGGGGGAGTTTGGGTAAACTTGAGGGATGATaatgagttgtttacatttgaaTATGGGTTAAAAATCGAGTCTTTACATACTTGCATTGATGGTGTTCGATGAAATGGGTGAATGAAAGTTCTTACCTTTCTTTGAATTTTGCTTAACATTTCTTTACATGAGAGTGAATAAGAGTGTTTGATAGCATGTATGTGATGAGTTTGACATAATATGAAAGTTTTATGGTGAGCTTAAGATGACTAGGAAACTAGCTTCGATTCCTTGACCGAAATCGTGACCCAATTCTCGTAGACTTTTGCATCTCCCTCTCCCTGCCTAAATGAACCCGAAACCCTAGCATTTACTCTCTTTGTCTTCgtgcttgtttgtttgtttaattgatattcttagattattttgttagcatagtattcattcacatgttttgcATCCGACTAAACTAAAACTAAACAATAGACTTGTAGCCTAACCCCaccatccttgtggttcgaccccgatttatactacttaaattgggttactttacaaatagtttttggtaccggaagtgacggcaaaaaCCGGTTATCACCATTATTTACAAATTAAAGTCTTTCAATTTTCTCGCCCAAATACGCTAAAACCTTAGAATTCGGCCTAATTTGTGTAATCTATTCAGTAGGTATATGCAGGAATTGCTAATTGGTTTGCCTTCTTTTTACATTAAGGGACCGTCTCACACCGTGAGACGACCGTCTTCCACTATAATTACTGTAAAattaaagtagtgcatgtataATTATATTATGCTTCACATTGAATTTCAAATTATAATTCAGGTAAATTTTCCCAAATGAAAATGTAAATGGGGGGAAAATCGAGTGACTAAACATGGCATACTGATCCGACATATACCCAATCCCGATTGACTCATTTTCCAGGTTTATTTGTTACGGTTTATAGTTGAGTTGAATTGTAATGCGTTAATATTATTTTTGAAGATATTTAACTCCTTAAGAATGAACAATCAACGAGGTATTTCCTTATCTAAAATTCATATGTATGTCAGACACTTATTAGACGTGTTTTCAGCAGGCACACACAACTTAAAGTCATCATATATTTCAAGTCAAAGTCTTTATCACATATTTTTAAGTCAAAGTCGTCTCCATTGACCACTTCTTGGAATTTTGGTTGATTAGAAACGATAATGATAAAGAACAAGAGTTAGCTCGAGTGGTAATAGACAAAAAGCTTTTCTACTCCAACGGTAAGGTCGATTCTAAAGAAAGGGTAATCATAATGATATGAGTTCATAACAATATTTCACTATATATTgcttctccattccacttttattgtctttattttctCCTTTCAAAATTAATCCCAATTAAATTGTCCTCTTTACGAGTTCTTCAATCTGACAAAGTTTAGTCGTTAAAGAAAGTTTGGGCATACATtcataaaatgtttttttttctttttcaaaatgACCGTCGTTTCGAGATTTACGATTTTAGAAAAACGTATTGTGGCTTAATAAACTCGTGAATAAGAGATATATGAGCCACATAAATAATTTTTGAGAAAAGTAGCGACATTTGGGAAAAGAAATGTAAACCTTAACCATATCATGAGAATCAGTGATGGTAAAGTTAGGGGAGGGCTAGAGGGGGCGCTCGCCCATGCCAAAGGGCAAAAATTTCAAAgttttttgttgaaattttaGAACTTTTTTCGAGTTGcctgaccaccaccaccaccccaacAATCCTTCCTCCGCAAAGAACTATCCGTGTAATGAATGTATGAAAATATCACAGTATGAATACATTTCTAACCTTGAATAGGCTTTGAATTTTGTCATTTGCAAAATACATAGTGAAATTCTCTCCTGGTTTAGTGCccgtaatttttttttcatttaagtatttttccacgtataaatctttgtgtcatgtcttcttttattattctttacttttaatTTATCTCTTTTTACTTATAATAAAACCCTGTAAAGGTATGACCAAAATACCATCATAATAGGATGATATTAGTTAACCTCACCATACTGGAATACCCTAGCCGGATTCTAGACTGCGTAAAAATTGGTCTAAACAACTCCCAACTCCATTCACAATCTCTTACATTCCTTAATCCTAGTGCCAAAAATAAATGCGACAATTCCTAAGGTTTGGAAGCCGTAAGATATTTACTCGTACAAAAGAAATATCAAAATTTTTAGCTCCAATGCATTAGGATGAACAAATGTAATCCACTAATTTTTCAAGAAAACGAAGGTTTTGTTGCCACATTTTCCTGGCACCCACAACACGTGACACGAagacgaacccgacacgacccgatctgtttacCAGGTCCAATAGTCATCAGTTAATGTGTATTTTAAGTCAAGGTCTTCGCCCCGTCGTTAAGCGTACATTCTACTCACAAATCTGCATAACGTCTAGTttagttttgtttgtttgttacaGTACTTATAGGGAAGGGACCCATGATGTAATCCACTAATTTTTCAAGAAAAAGAAGGTTTTGTTGCCACATTTTCCTGGCACCCACAACacgtgacacgaacacgaacccgacacaacCCGATCTGTTTGTCAGGTCTAGTAGTCATCAGTCAATGTGTATTTTAAGTCAAAGTCTTCATCACATATTTTTAAGTCAAAGTCGTCTCCAGTGACCACTTCTTGGAATTTTGGTTGATTagaaacaataatgataaagaacAAGAGTTAGCTCGAGTGGTAATAGACAAAGAGCTTTTCTACTCCAACGGTGAGGTCGATTCTAAAGAAAGGGTAATCATAATGATATGAGTTCATAACAATATTTCACTATATATTGCTTCTCGATTCTAAAGAAAGGGACCCATGATGTAATCCACTAATTTTTCAAGAAAAAGAAGGTTTTGTTGCCACATTTTCCTAGCACTTTGGTCCCCTAGCACTTCCACGGCACTTCCACCCACAACAGACGACGACTTTCATACTTTCATACTTTTCAAGTCAGTAGTCTTCTCTAGTAGCCCTTTGGCCCCCTAGCACTTCCACGGCCAAGCCTGTGCAACGTGTAGTTTTGGtttgttttatatatatactccctccttttAAATGAATTTTATACATTTAACTAAAATCTAATTCATCTATTCAATTACCACTGTTTCTTCATACCAATGGGAAACGTAGTATTAACATCCCTTCTCATTTTCACATTTATATTTTTCAATACTACTAGATGGTGTAGCTGCAAGGGGAATTCACCCAACAGTAACTCAACCTTGAGGTGTAAACCTTCTGAAAGAGCGGCCTTGCTCAACTTCAAGCACAACCTCACCTATTTTGACAAAGATGTTTCATCTTCTTGGAAAGGTGTGGAATGCTGCAATTGGAGTCGGGTGGTTTGTGATGACACAACCGGCCATGTTACAGAGCTCGATCTTAATGGAGACTACTCTAATTTACTTAAAATGGAGAAGCTTGAATCCACGGTGTATTTGCTTGAGCTGAGACAATTGGAGAGCTTGGACCTGAGCTACAATGATTTCAGTTATAGCTCAATTCCGATATTCATGGGTTCGATGAAGCAACTCAGGTATCTCATTCTCGCATCTTCTTCTATTGGTGGGTTAGTTCCGTATGAATTAGGGAACCTCACTAACCTACTAGTCCTTGAACTTTATCAAAACAACTTATCGGGCGCAATTCCGGCATCTCTAGGAAAGCTATCTAATTTAATAAGCCTAGATATTTCCGATAATAACTTGAGTGGAGAAATACTAACAGTAATAAGAAAACTTCACAAGCTGCAATTTTTAGATATTAGCGCCAATCCGTTGAAAGGTACAATCTTGGCGGAATCCTACTTTAGTAACCTCTCAAGCTTGAAAGAACTATACATACGTAAGACCATGCTTACACTCAATCTGTCTTCTGATTGGGTTCCTCCTTTCCAACTTCAATCATTCTTAGCCAGTAACATCAACGGACAACTTCCTCAATGGCTTCAAACTCAAAAGAACCTAAAATATCTCTATTTGTCTAATGCAAATATCTCAGGGCTCATCCCAAGATGGTTTCATACAATGCAACAACTTGAAATTGTGGATCTTTCTAACAACCACCTTAGCGGGTCTCCTATTTTCCCCATTCACTTTTCTGTAATCTACCTCTCTAATAACTCTCTGTCAGGAGATTTTTTATCAAATGGCAGTAAAACAGGAGTATATCGTGAAGCTGACTATTTAGATCTCTCAGATAATTTATTCTCTGGGCCAATTTTAGAAGGATTAACTCATCATATAATGCCTAACTTGACATCCCTGGCCCTTTCCAATAATCAAATTAATGGTCAAATCCCCAATTCTTTTTGCCAACTTACCTCGTTAAATTATCTagatattaataataatagtttaTCGGGCAACATTCCAAATTGTTTTGCCAATTTTACACGTCTAAGATTTGTACGTCTCTCATACAATAAGCTCATAGGACATATTCCCTGCTTTAATAATCGTGATTCCTACCAAAGTCGTTTAGACTTGGAATTTTATTTGCATTTGAATGACAACATGTTGAGCGGAGAGATCCCTTCTTGCTTCAACGATCTCACAAATCTGAAAGTTTTAGACATTGGTGGAAATCAACTCTCCGGCAAAGTGCTCAAGTGGTTTAGTGCCGAAAAATTTAGAGAACTGCAAATATTTAGGCTTAGAGGAAACAAGTTTAGTGGCACTATTCCTAGACAGATATGCTACTTGCCTCATCTCCAAATCATGGATCTTGGACATAACCATTTTACAGGATACATTCCTCCTTGTTTAAGTAACCTTACGTCCATGACTTCACCTAATGCATCGCAAATGACCGAAACAAATGTGGCTAGTGAGACATATGATGTTAGTGAGGTGATTCAAGGAATAGACTACACATATACGAGCACACTACAATATTTGATGGATATAGACCTCTCCTCCAATAACTTGGTGGGTAGTATTCCCTTTGACATAACAAAGATCTCCGGCTTGTTGAGTCTCAACTTGTCGCATAATCAGTTGTCAGGAATCATTCCCGTGAATATTGGAGGTTTGAAGTCATTGGAATCACTTGACTTGTCAAACAATAAACTAAGGGGAAGTATCCCAACAAGCATAGGTGAACTTTATATGTTAAGCCACCTTAACTTGTCCTATAATAATTTATCAGGCCCAATCCCGACTGGCAATCAGTTACAAACTCTGTCTGACCAAGCCTCAATATATGCCGGAAATCCTTATCTTTGTGGTGATTTTTTGCCTAAGAAGTGTAAGGGCAAAGTGGACAAGAAAGATAAGGGTAGCAGCAATAAAGGCAAAGGCAATAAAAAGGAGAAGCTCGAGAAAATGGGGTTCGGCTTAGTAGTGATGTCAGGATTTGCTACTGGTTTCTGGGGTGTTGTTGGGGGTTTGGTGGTGAATAGAAGGTGGAGGCATGCAGTTTTCCGGCGTGTCGAAGATTGTTATAACTGGTTGTATGTCATAGTTGTTGTGAGGGTGGCCAAGGCTAGGAGAATCATCAGGAGATGAGAAGGTTCATTTGTTAATGTAGTGATGTATTATCCAAGTAATTGGCTTGTACAATAAGGGAATCTGTCATGTTGTATCGTTTCTTATTTTTCACAAACATTTTAGTTTCTGGTTGTTGTGCTCTACCAGTCAGTCTACTGTAGCATCTTATCATACTTTGATTGATGTTGTGGTTTAAGGATTTTGTTAGCAACTTAATTGCACCCATAAAAATTATTATGGAATGTGAGAAAGTTTGAATGATTTAAGTAATCTTGATAAATGAATGTCGATATGGATGTTATTATTTAAGGAGTTTGTCAGCAAGTTAATCGCACCCATAAAAATTGCCGGAACCAGAAGTAAACCTTGTTTCAATTAAAACAATTATCGCCCAAGCtgaatgttttttttattgtagATAAACTGGAATTGACATAACTTGATTACCTTTTAATCATGTATGTGTTTGATCTGATGTCGCGTTCATTTCTTTTGTTCTGTGTGTTTTGGATATTGTCCGGATGCGGATGAATATCAATTGTGGTGAACAACTAACAAGGTCAGAAACAACCAGTGTGTGATCATATAGCGGAGTGGATATTGCGTTAGACTCCGAATTTAAAGGTCGAGGGTTCAAATCCCACTCTGACGTATGATAATCTATTTTTTTCGATAAGTCGTAAAAAATGCGACTCTTAGATCTAAACCGAAATTGTATTCTACTCAATATTGAAAAACACTTTTAGTGTTAAGCTAGAATTTTGTGCCAACTTACGTCGTTGACTGCTCTggatattaataataatagtttaTCGGCCGAAATTCCAAATTGTTTCACCCATTTGCCAAGTCTTTCACTTGTACCTCTCTCGTACAACAAGCTCAAAGGCAATATTCCCCTCTTTAATATTAGTGAATTCgactttaattttgttgaattcgACTTTAATAATGGTGAATTCCACCAATATGCTAACGGCACGAATTattttttgcatttgaatgacGACATGTTGAGTGGAGAGATCCCTTTGTCGGGTCTTAATTGGGTGATAAATCGGAGTCTGGTTTAGTTCAAGTCACTACCTGGTCAGGTTATAAACATATTGCATTCGATTTACTCGATTATTTCCTCTTTCCTTATTCATGTTAATCCAAAATCAATTACACGTGGGTTGTTTGTTTTGTGTAGTCCAAACTCATTTTCTTATTTATTATGCAAAAAAGATAAAGGAAGAAATGAGTGAATAGTAGGCACTATAATTTATCTTAAAACTTcgcgccaaaaaaaaaaattatctaaAACTATTTGATATTCCATGTTAAAATTATTTTTgagatttaatgtatttattttagttttaatCTTTAAAaattaagataaatattaatttGGTTTTAATTGCAttattattaaactaattttgttATGGGATCACAACCGGGTTAAGCTAATATCGGGCATGGGTCAGTTTGAATTGGGTTCGGGTTAGGACAAATAAACTAGTTCTCGCCTTCTCGGGTGCtcctgaaaatcaagaaaatgtAATTTCGGAAATCTATCTAATAACTTTGCTGTTTGGCCAAGCTTAAAAAGTGATTTTGTAATTGAAAAGGTAATAGTTTGGCCAAACATGGTAAATTAGAAAGTTTTAAAAGTACTTTTGAGAAGTCAAAAACTGATTATTCACCCCAAAAGGAGAAGTAGATATTTAGTTATtgactacttctacttctactttttacataaagaaccaaataagcaaataaaagttgtattaaagtagttaggccaaacatataaATTTTGTTAGAAACCGCTTTTATAAAAGTATGGTCAAACAACTAAAACTTTTCCGAAAAGTAACTTGTGAATAAactcattttaaaaatgaaaagtcactttccataagcaaggcCAAACAACATCTTCATCCCGTAACAAGCAATTACTCAGTGCTTGATCTACTTTAACAATGGCTGCTCCTGTCTCCTCCTTTCTATCGCCAATCGCCAAtcataattgctaattagtttgcctTCTTTTTACCTAAAGGATTTGAGACCGTCTTACACTATAATTGTTGTGCAattaaagtagtgcatgtataATTATTATGTTTCACATTGAATTTTTAATTACCGAACAATTCCTCACTCAAATTATAATTCTGGTAAATTTTCCCACATGAAAATGTAAATTGAGTGACTAATCATGGCATACTGATCCGACCTGTACCCAATCTCGATTGACTCATTTTCCAGGTCTATTTGTTACGGTTTAGAGTCGAGTCGAGTTGAATTGTAATGCATtgatattatttttgaaaatatttaacTCCATTAAGAAAGAATGAACATTGAACGAGATCTTTCGTTATCTCAAATtcatatgtatgtatgtatgtatgtaagACACTTATTAGACGTGTTTTCAGCAGGCACACACAACTTAAAAGTCATCATATATTTCAAGTTAAAGTCTTCATCGCATATTTTTAAGTCAAAGTCGTCTCCCGTGACCACTTGTCGCAATTTTGGTTGATTAGAAACGGTAATGATAAAGAACAAGAGTTAACTCAATTGGTAATAGACAACGAGCTTTCCTACTGAGTGGTGAGTCCATGATTTTGATTTCGGTGTAGGAAAATATATATTTAAGGTAAAATGTATAGATAATTAGTGTGAAAGTAGTAAATTTTGATGTAGCAAATCACAAAATTCTAACCGAATTTTTCGCCTTTGGTGCAGCGGCTGCGACATCGAAGGCCTTAGTGGCCTCGCCCCTATTCCTACTTCAACCGTGAGGTCGATTCTAAAGAAAGGGTAATCATAATGATATGAGTTTATAACAATATTTCACTATATATTGCTCGCCCACGCCGGAGGACGAAAATTTCAAAGTTTTTAGTTGAAATTTTAGAACTTTTTTCGAGTTTTCATATACTATTACCCGTTCTCCCCTTGTGGAGTTCTTTCCCGCCGCTGAGTTCCAATAATCCTTGATCCGCAAAGAATTATCCGTGTAATGAATGTATGAAAATATCACAGTATGAATACATTTCTTACCTTGTCTACAAGTCACCTTCAACTATAATCTGAATACGCTTTGATTTTTGTCATATGTAACGACTAACGAATCACACACAGCCTATCAAATTGTTCGAGAGATGGAAGATAGCTTCTTCATTAAGTGTAGTAGTATTGACTATTGTAATTTATAAGTCTTAGCTTGCCTTCGTTAAATTTGTTTGGTGTAATATTTAAACTAAACAAAATTCTACATTACCATTACCATTACCATTGTACGTTCGCAACAATGGGGAACACATAAGTAAACAAAATTCTACATTACCATTACCTACTGATTTACACCTTTATCTTTTTGAATGTAAGATGGTGTCGCTGTAATGGAAATTCACCCACCAACTCAACCTTGAGGTAATAGCAGGCCTCTACAAATCCTGCATTATGCCAATGAGCAGGCAAATGAGAAGTACGACTATTATGGCAACAAATCGGCATGGCAACTTAATGAACCTTTTATAAGAAAGGTAATGTATGTAT from Silene latifolia isolate original U9 population chromosome 10, ASM4854445v1, whole genome shotgun sequence encodes:
- the LOC141608822 gene encoding receptor-like protein EIX2, translated to MGNVVLTSLLIFTFIFFNTTRWCSCKGNSPNSNSTLRCKPSERAALLNFKHNLTYFDKDVSSSWKGVECCNWSRVVCDDTTGHVTELDLNGDYSNLLKMEKLESTVYLLELRQLESLDLSYNDFSYSSIPIFMGSMKQLRYLILASSSIGGLVPYELGNLTNLLVLELYQNNLSGAIPASLGKLSNLISLDISDNNLSGEILTVIRKLHKLQFLDISANPLKGTILAESYFSNLSSLKELYIRKTMLTLNLSSDWVPPFQLQSFLASNINGQLPQWLQTQKNLKYLYLSNANISGLIPRWFHTMQQLEIVDLSNNHLSGSPIFPIHFSVIYLSNNSLSGDFLSNGSKTGVYREADYLDLSDNLFSGPILEGLTHHIMPNLTSLALSNNQINGQIPNSFCQLTSLNYLDINNNSLSGNIPNCFANFTRLRFVRLSYNKLIGHIPCFNNRDSYQSRLDLEFYLHLNDNMLSGEIPSCFNDLTNLKVLDIGGNQLSGKVLKWFSAEKFRELQIFRLRGNKFSGTIPRQICYLPHLQIMDLGHNHFTGYIPPCLSNLTSMTSPNASQMTETNVASETYDVSEVIQGIDYTYTSTLQYLMDIDLSSNNLVGSIPFDITKISGLLSLNLSHNQLSGIIPVNIGGLKSLESLDLSNNKLRGSIPTSIGELYMLSHLNLSYNNLSGPIPTGNQLQTLSDQASIYAGNPYLCGDFLPKKCKGKVDKKDKGSSNKGKGNKKEKLEKMGFGLVVMSGFATGFWGVVGGLVVNRRWRHAVFRRVEDCYNWLYVIVVVRVAKARRIIRR